The genomic region CATCCCCTGCACCACGACTCGCACCCGTCTCATGCCTCCATCGTGCCAGGATGCCGTCATGGGCACGATCGACGATTACCTCGCGAGCCTCGACGACGCCGATCGCGCGGTCGTCGCGCATGTCTACGACGTGGCACGCGCGCACGTGCCGGACACCGAGCAGGGCAGGAGCTACGGGATGCCGGCGCTGCTGCACCGGGGCAAAGCGCTCATCGCGGTGATGCGCACGAAGAAGCACTTCGCCGTATATCCCTTCAGCGGCATGGTCCCCGCCGTCGCGGCACAGGCTCTCGAAGGCTTCGATGTCGACAAGGGCACGATTCGCTTCCAGTCGGAGGCGCCGCTGCCCGATGACGCGATCCGCGCGGTGCTCGATGCGCGCGTCGCCGAGATCGCGGACCCGTCGATCCGAGCGCGCGGGCGCGACTGAGTCCGCGCGGCGAGCGCGTGCACGCCGATCTCGCACGCTCCGACGCGCAATCGTCCCCAGATGCGGTCGGCGTCACGCTTTCCGCTCGGGCAGGCTCGAACATCCGGACACCGGCGCTCCCACGACGACGCGCTGACCCCATTGACAGGAAACTCCCAGGGGTGGATCGTTTGGATCGCGCCACCCGGGCGCACGGCATATCTCGCACTCGCAGAGCGGCGATCGGAGATCGACATGGGCTTCGTCACGGGCGTTCGCCGCAGTGCGATCGCCGTGCTCGTCGCCGTCGCGATGACGATTCCGTTCGCGATCGTGAACCCCGCGCGCACCGGACCCTCCGCGGAGGGTCCCATCACGATCAGCGAGATCACGGATGCCGTCACGCGGCTCGTCGGTCTCTGGGCGACCGGTGACGACCACGAGGACGCGCAGCCCCTGGTCGCCGCGTCCGGCGCCGGCCCGGGGGGCGCCGCGCCGGTCGGTCAGGGTCAGGTGGACGCGGCGCTGAGCCAGGCGCGGGCGGAGTGGGGCGCCGCCGGGTGGGATGTGCCGGCGCTCTCGGCGAGTGTCGTCGACCTCCCCGATCTGATGCTGGGACAGGCCGCGGGCTCCACGATCCAGGTCGACGTCGACGCCGCCGGGCACGGCTGGGGTGGCGGTGGGATGGACCTCACGACCGTGCTCCGGCACGAGGTCGGGCACGCCCTGGGCCTCGGACACGGGAGCTCGGCCATCATGGGTTCCACGCTCGCACCCGGCGCGGTGATCACCGGCCTTCCGGCCGCTCCGCAGCCGGAGCCGGAACCGGCCCCCGCGCCGGAGCCGGAGCCGGAGCCGGAGCCCGCGCCGGAACCGGAACCCGCCCCCGCCCCGGAGCCGGAGCCCGCGCCGGAACCGGAGCCGGCGGCCGCGACCGCCGACGCCGAGGCGTCGACGACGACCGAGGCGGATGGAGCCGAGCCGACGACCGACACGGGCGCCGCCGAACAGGACCCGGCCGCCGACGCGGACGCCGGGGCGGCCGATGCCGGTACGGCGTCCGACGCCTCCGGTGCCGAGCCGACCGACGGTGGCGCCGGCGTGACCGGGGGCGCGGATGCGATCACCACGGGCGAGGGAGACACGACCACATCGGCGGAACCCGGTGCGACTGCTGCGGCGGACGCCGAGGACCCGGCCGCGAACCAGGCGCTCTCCACGGGACCGGGGACCGAAGGGGCCCTCGACGCAGACGCGTCCGCCGCTGAGACGGCCGACGCTCCCGCGGCCACCGATGCGGACGCCGCCGGCGATATCGCCGAGATCGCCGAGAGCCTGGCAGCAGGATGGATCGACGATGGCGTGACCGCGACCTGGACGGCGTCCGGACCCGGCACGATCGTGGTCCGCATCGACGGCACCGCGATCATCGTGGAGACGGCCGAGGGTCTCTCCACCGCACCTGGTGGGCGCGACGTCGTCGTGCGCGGCTCCACCGGCGACGACCTGTTCGTGCTCGCCGGCGCCGCGAGCGAGGTGTCACTCGTCCTCGACGGCGGGGGCGGCGTCGACACGCTGCGCGCGCCGTCCGAGTCGCTGCGCTGGTCGGTGACCTCCGACGGCGGCGGGTCGGTCGCCGGGGCGGCCTTCGCGGGCATGGCGTACCTGGTGGGTGCGGCCGACACCGACGACACCTTCGCCTTCACGGGAGACGGCGTCGTGCGCGGCGGCGTCGACGGCGGGGCCGCGGGCTGGGACACGCTCGAGATCGATCGCGCCATCGCGTCGGCGACGTCGGTCGCCACCGGTCCGCAGTCGGGCATCGTCACGCTCGACGGCGTGACCTTCACGTACGACGGACTCGAGCCGGTGAGCATCGTCGGTGCCGCCTCGCTCGTCATCACGCTGGCGGGAACCTCCGACCAGGCGACGCTCACGCGATCGGGAGACACCATCACGCTCGACGTCACGAGCGGGACCGTCGAGGACCACTCCTTCTCGGCGACCACCGTGACCGACGTGCGCATCAACCTCGCCGACGGCGACGATGAGCTCACGATCGGCGACCTCGGTGGCTGGGCCGGCACGGTCGTCGTCGACGGCGGAGCCGGCAGCGACAGCGTCGTCGTGGAGGGCGACGCCGACGTGGACGTGATCAGCGCCGTGGCCAACCTCATATTCTCGGCGACGAGCGGCGACGACACGATCACCGTCGAGGACATCCCCGACACCGTCGAAGGACTGCAGATGCAGGTCTCGATGGCGTCGCGTGTCCTGCGGTTCGTCAACCCGTTCGAGCAGCTGCTGGTCCAGGGACTCGGCGGAGACGACACCGTCGGCGTCGACTCGCTCGACGCCGACTTCGCGGCGACGCTCGACATCGAGGGTGCCGACTACGACACCGGGCAGAACCCCGGCCTCGGGGGCGACGAGGACCAGGACGACGTCACGATCACCGGGTCGATCTCGACCAACGGCGGAGACCTGTGGATCAACGCCACGACGATCACCGTGGATCCCGGCGTCGTCGTCTCGACCGTCGACCCGGCCGACGACACCGTCGCCGGCGACATCCAGTTCTGGGCCCGTCAGTTCTCGACCGCGAACGTCGTCAACCTCAGCCCGGTCAACTACGACGACAAGACCGCGACGATCGAGATCGGCGAAGGCGCCGAGATCCACGGCGGCGAGGTCTTCTTCCTCGCGTACGCCGACGACCGATCCGCCGATGAGATCCTCGGCGTGAGCTCGACCCCCGGCAGCCTCGCGCTGGGGGCGGCCGAAGACATCCTCGGCACGTTGACCGCCCTGCCGATCAAGCTCCTCGTGAAGATGTCGACCGCGAGCTTCACTGTCGGCGACGACGCGCAGATCACGGCGCTCGGCACGATGGGCGCGTTCGTCGTAGCGGGAGCGGACTCGTCCGGAACGGCCTCCAGCAGTCTCGCGAGCGTGGCGTTCGGGTGGGCCGAGGCCGACGCGACCGTCGAGATCGGCGACGACGTCGTGATCACGGCGGGCGACTCCATCAACATCAACGCCGACGCGAACGGCACCGCCGAGATGTCGGCATCGACGGGTCAGTCCGATGGCTCGTTCACCGGAGGGCTCGCCGCATCCGTCGCGATCACCTATGCGCGCATCTCGTCCACCGCGACGGTGGGTGCGCGCACGGCCCTCACGGCCGGCAAGGTCGCGAATGTGCGTGCGACCGGAGCCGTGAACTCGACGGTCGAGGCCGAGGCGGATCAGGACACCGACGGCCTCGTGGGCATCGCGGTGGCAATCAGCATCTCCGAGGCGGACATCCGCACCGAGATCGACGGTGCGATCACCGCGCTCGCCGAGCCCGGCTACACCGTCAAGCTCGAGTTCGACCCGACGGTCGCGCAGTACGACGGCTCGGGAGCGCGCAACCTCGGGTACGTCGATCCCGTGGAGAACTCGATCTACGTCGGCTCGATCGCTCTCGGCACGGGCGACGCGGTGGACTACTCCAATCGCCGCGGCAACAGCATCGGCGGGTTCGATGTCAACGCCCTCGAGGACGGCGAGACGTACTACGTCATCAGCGTCGAGGACGACCCGACCACGACAGACTTCGACGAGTCCGAGACGATCCAGCTCGCGCGGGACGAGCTCGCCTCGTACCGCGGCGAGGCGATCGACCTCGTCAACGACCTCGATGTCGAGGCCGAGCGCGCTGCGGTCAACAGCAAGGACTTCGACCAGGACGCCGTCGATCTCGACACCAGCGAGATCACGGTCGAATCGCCCGCGTGGAGCGGCGACACTGCGGGTTCGTTCTCGATCTTCTCGAACCCGTTCGAATACGGGCAGTCGGTGAGGTTCGACATCCTCAGCGGCGACGGCATCGGCGGCATCAGCGACGGCGGCGTCTATTACGTCATCACCGACACCGACGAGACGAACCTCTCGGGCGACGCGCGCTCGCTCGGGAACCTGCAGCAGAAGATCCGGCTCGCCGAGTCCGAGAACGAGGCCAACGCGGGCAAGTTCATCGAGCTGACGAGCCTCGGCACCGGCGAGTACCGGCTGACGGCCTTCCACGTGCTCGACTCGGGGCTGGCCACCGGCATCGGCGTGATGTCGACCCTGGACGCCACGAACGGCGCCTCGGCGTCCTCGGGCATCGCCGACGGCGACCCCGCCGTCGACCTGTCGGTGCCCAACCTGTTCGACACCCTCATCACCGGCATCCTCGGCAAGTTCACATCGGCCGCGGGGAGCAGCACGCTGCCGATCCCGTCGACGCTGAGCATCGCCGGTGCGATCACCTTCGTGTACGCCGACCACACCGTCGAGACGTTCATCAACCCCGGCGCGGTGCTCAAGAGCAACGAGGACCTCGAGGTCATCGCCACGATCACCGACACGCTGCAGACCTCCACCGAGAGCTCGACCAGCCCTGCCGAGACCCCGCCCGGAGAGTCGACGCCGACCGAGGGCACCGGGGTCTCGGTGGCCGTGGCCAT from Microbacter sp. GSS18 harbors:
- a CDS encoding DUF1801 domain-containing protein, which codes for MGTIDDYLASLDDADRAVVAHVYDVARAHVPDTEQGRSYGMPALLHRGKALIAVMRTKKHFAVYPFSGMVPAVAAQALEGFDVDKGTIRFQSEAPLPDDAIRAVLDARVAEIADPSIRARGRD